One Aspergillus oryzae RIB40 DNA, chromosome 2 genomic window carries:
- a CDS encoding S8 family peptidase (subtilisin-related protease/Vacuolar protease B): MQSIKRTLLLLGAILPAVLGAPVQETRRAAEKLPGKYIVTFKPGIDEAKIQEHTTWATNIHQRSLERRGATGGDLPVGIERNYKINKFAAYAGSFDDATIEEIRKNEDVAYVEEDQIYYLDGLTTQKSAPWGLGSISHKGQQSTDYIYDTSAGEGTYAYVVDSGVNVDHEEFEGRASKAYNAAGGQHVDSIGHGTHVSGTIAGKTYGIAKKASILSVKVFQGESSSTSVILDGFNWAANDIVSKKRTSKAAINMSLGGGYSKAFNDAVENAFEQGVLSVVAAGNENSDAGQTSPASAPDAITVAAIQKSNNRASFSNFGKVVDVFAPGQDILSAWIGSSSATNTISGTSMATPHIVGLSLYLAALENLDGPAAVTKRIKELATKDVVKDVKGSPNLLAYNGNA, translated from the exons ATGCAGTCCATCAAGCGTACCTTGCTCCTCCTCGGAGCTATCCTTCCCGCGGTCCTCGGTGCCCCTGTGCAGGAAACCCGCCGGGCCGCCGAGAAGCTTCCTGGAAAGTACATTGTCACATTCAAGCCCGGCATTGACGAGGCAAAGATTCAGGAGCATACCACCTGGGCTACCAACATTCACCAGCGCAGTCTGGAGCGTCGTGGCGCCACTGGCGGTGATCTTCCTGTCGGTATTGAGCGCAActacaagatcaacaagtTCGCCGCCTATGCAGGCTCTTTCGACGATGCTACCATTGAGGAGATTCGCAAGAACGAAGAT GTTGCCTACGTCGAGGAGGACCAGATCTACTACCTCGATGGCCTGACTACCCAGAAGAGTGCCCCCTGGGGTCTGGGCAGCATTTCCCACAAGGGCCAGCAGAGCACCGACTACATCTACGACACTAGTGCCGGCGAGGGCACCTATGCCTACGTGGTGGATAGCGGTGTCAATGTCGACCATGAGGAGTTCGAGGGCCGCGCCAGCAAGGCCTACAACGCTGCCGGTGGTCAGCATGTGGACAGCATTGGCCATGGCACCCACGTTTCCGGCACCATTGCTGGCAAGACTTATGGTatcgccaagaaggccagCATCCTTTCGGTCAAAGTTTTCCAGGGTGAATCGAGCAGCACTTCCGTCATTCTTGACGGCTTCAACTGGGCTGCCAACGACATTGTTAGCAAGAAGCGTACCAGCAAGGCTGCAATCAACATGAGCTTGG GCGGTGGCTACTCTAAGGCTTTCAACGATGCGGTCGAGAACGCATTCGAGCAGGGTGTTCTCTCGGTTGTCGCTGCCGGTAACGAGAAC TCTGATGCCGGCCAAACCAGCCCTGCCTCTGCCCCTGATGCCATCACTGTTGCCGCTatccagaagagcaacaACCGCGCCAGTTTCTCCAACTTTGGCAAGGTCGTTGACGTCTTCGCTCCCGGTCAAGATATCCTTTCTGCCTGGATTGGCTCTTCCTCtgccaccaacaccatctcTGGTACCTCCATGGCTACTCCCCACATTGTCGGCCTGTCCCTCTACCTCGCTGCCCTTGAGAACCTCGATGGCCCCGCTGCCGTGACCAAGCGCATCAAGGAGTTGGCCACCAAGGACGTCGTCAAGGATGTTAAGGGCAGCCCTAACCTGCTTGCCTACAACGGTAACGCTTAA
- a CDS encoding uncharacterized protein (predicted protein) yields MNHHVKPAHNKSYCPELNISIPAFATLSRRYSCSLAVWLLVCTFTFLFVHPPPAIESLFPSLFYPHIRFPKPGILDPTNQTNPDPDGDSQMASSPESSHMHSEDSPVGSRTPTNMRSATSQFPGTSELSPPGSQTQSVSADVGGLAGLGNTNTSGGSAEMTSAQQQQPGASWMNKRAEEEYHRAMEYVIDQDFNLGGFYFAFWLAGWGRYF; encoded by the coding sequence ATGAACCACCACGTCAAACCAGCTCACAATAAATCCTATTGCCCTGAGCTGAATATATCAATCCCCGCTTTCGCGACTCTTAGCAGGAGATACTCGTGTTCACTTGCAGTATGGCTACTGGTATGTACAttcacttttctctttgtgCACCCTCCTCCCGCCATCGAGTCTCTCTTTCCATCACTCTTTTATCCCCACATCCGCTTCCCCAAGCCCGGAATTCTAGATCCCActaaccaaaccaacccagATCCTGACGGAGACTCCCAAATGGCCTCTTCTCCCGAATCCTCCCACATGCACTCCGAAGATTCCCCAGTCGGATCCCGTACCCCCACGAACATGCGTAGCGCCACCTCCCAGTTCCCAGGCACCTCAGAGCTCTCTCCGCCTGGATCGCAGACACAATCAGTATCAGCTGACGTCGGAGGGCTCGCCGGACTGGGGAATACTAATACGTCTGGAGGGTCGGCGGAGATGACATCCgctcagcagcagcaaccgGGGGCATCGTGGATGAACAAAcgggcggaggaggaatacCACCGGGCAATGGAATATGTGATTGATCAGGACTTTAACCTAGGTGGGTTCTACTTCGCGTTCTGGCTTGCTGGCTGGGGTCGTTACTTCTAG
- the gldB gene encoding putative glycerol dehydrogenase (GldB) (aldo/keto reductase family proteins), translating into MSNGKTFTLSNGVKIPGVGFGTFASEGSKGETYQAVTKALETGYRHLDCAWFYLNEDEVGDGIHDFLKKNPSVKREDIFVCTKVWNHLHRPEDVQWSVDNSLKRLRLDYVDLFLVHWPIASEKEDQEKPKIGPDGKYVILKELTENPEPTWRAMEKIYRDGKAKAIGVSNWTIPGLEKLFKFAEIKPHVNQIEIHPFLPNNELVQFCFKNDILPEAYSPLGSQNQVPTTGERVSENKTLNEIAQKGGNTLAQVLIAWGLRRGYVVLPKSSNPARIESNFKSIELTDEDFEAVNKVAEGRHFRFVNMKDTFGYDVWPEETAKNLSA; encoded by the exons ATGTCGAACGGAAAGACTTTCACGCTGAGCAATGGCGTTAAGATCCCCGGTGTCGGTTTCGGTACCTTCGCCAGTGAGGGCTCCAAGGGCGAGACCTACCAGGCTGTCACCAAGGCCCTCGAGACCGGATACCGTCACTTGGACTGTGCCTGGTTCTACCtcaacgaggatgaggttgGTGATGGTATCCatgacttcctcaagaagAACCCCTCCGTCAAGCGGGAAGACATCTTCGTCTGCACTAAAGTCTGGAATCACCTCCACCGTCCCGAGGACGTCCAGTGGTCCGTTGATAACTCCCTGAAGAGACTCCGACTGGACTACGTTgacctcttccttgtccACTGGCCCATTGCCTCCGAGAAGGAGGACCAGGAGAAACCCAAGATTGGCCCTGACGGCAAG TACGTCATCCTCAAGGAGCTCACTGAGAACCCCGAGCCCACATGGCGcgccatggagaagatctacAGGGacggcaaggccaaggccatcgGTGTTTCCAACTGGACCATCCCGGGTCTCGAGAAGCTGTTCAAGTTCGCCGAGATCAAGCCTCATGTCAACCAGATTGAGATCCACCCCTTCCTGCCCAACAACGAGTTGGTCCAGTTCTGCTTCAAGAACGACATCCTCCCCGAGGCCTACTCGCCCCTGGGCTCCCAGAACCAGGTGCCCACCACCGGCGAGCGGGTCAGCGAGAACAAGACCCTCAACGAGATCGCCCAGAAGGGCGGCAACACCCTGGCCCAGGTGCTCATTGCCTGGGGTCTGCGTCGCGGCTACGTGGTGCTCCCCAAGAGCTCCAACCCCGCCCGTATCGAGTCCAACTTCAAGAGCATCGAGCTGACCGACGAGGACTTCGAGGCCGTCAACAAGGTCGCCGAGGGTCGTCACTTCCGCTTCGTCAACATGAAGGACACCTTCGGCTACGATGTCTGGCCTGAGGAGACCGCCAAGAACCTGTCTGCTTGA
- a CDS encoding putative MFS multidrug transporter (synaptic vesicle transporter SVOP and related transporters (major facilitator superfamily)), whose amino-acid sequence MNDKVPEIAMSQFETDKGILEPHLRQYGLEFATDGFHIRWAKGNQRHPRNWSIVRKAYDTSLIIFLELFTYLLGQGLGSIVFPPYSEAFGRKNLYVLSTALYSISCAIVAAVPSLSGVVIGRLFSGIVSAIPTTVVIGSIEDMFNARDRVWVLCLWAIVANLGLVTGPILSTFIVADLNWRWLFYVAAIVTGILTFILLTLRESRPSLLLAREVEQLRKVTGIETLQGLNPDRTPDLKTFVRTALFRPVRLFFTELIVFFVSVISAIAVALVYLFTEALPPVYEDFGFSTRQACLPFIAIGVGLSFGFFTRYIDLHIIDKHRLKGQPLLPEHKLTGFWIGAFILTVGLWGFAWTIPPYRTDLHWIVSVFCLVLVGYSLNEIEYVLGGYLTDSYLSYAASGLAALAIVRALLSAILPLIAPPMFSNLGNNMAISVLAIIATMFCAIPPLFSRFGKQIRAKSKFAKYSLRMYNEHSVDEDGY is encoded by the exons ATGAACGACAAAGTGCCCGAGATCGCCATGTCTCAGTTTGAGACAGACAAAGGCATTTTGGAGCCACATTTGAGACAATATGGTCTGGAGTTCGCGACTGACGGGTTCCATATCCGATGGGCGAAGGGAAATCAGCGTCATCCTCGCAATTGGAGCATTGTACGGAAAGCTTATGACACTAGTCTGATCATCTTCTTAGAGCTTTTCAC ATATTTGTTGGGCCAGGGCCTCGGTTCCATCGTTTTCCCTCCGTACTCAGAAGCGTTCGGACGCAAGAACCTCTATGTACTCAGTACAGCGCTGTACAGCATCTCCTGTGCCATCGTGGCTGCTGTCCCATCTTTATCTGGCGTTGTCATTGGTCGTCTTTTCAGCGGAATTGTCTCGGCGATCCCGACAACGGTTGTGATTGGCAGTATCGAGGATATGTTCAATGCTAGAGACCGAGTCTGGGTACTTTGTCTCTGGGCCATAGTGGCCAACCTAGGTTTGGTGACCGGACCCATATTGAGCACCTTTATCGTTGCAGATCTGAACTG GCGGTGGTTATTCTATGTGGCCGCCATTGTGACCGGTATCCTCACTTTCATCCTACTGACCCTCCGCGAGTCCCGTCCGTCCTTGTTGTTGGCACGCGAGGTTGAACAGCTGCGCAAAGTTACCGGAATCGAAACGCTTCAGGGATTGAACCCAGACCGCACGCCAGACCTGAAGACCTTTGTGCGTACGGCGCTGTTCCGCCCAGTGcgcctcttcttcaccgagctcattgtcttctttgtGTCCGTGATCAGCGCCATCGCTGTTGCTCTGGTTTATCTCTTCACCGAAGCCTTGCCTCCAGTCTATGAGGATTTCGGCTTCAGCACTAGACAAGCATGCCTCCCTTTCATTGCTATCGGGGTCGGCCTGAGTTTCGGGTTCTTTACGCGCTATATCGATTTGCATATTATCGACAAGCACCGCCTGAAGGGCCAGCCACTCCTCCCCGAGCACAAGCTGACGGGCTTTTGGATTGGGGCCTTCATCCTCACAGTGGGACTCTGGGGTTTTGCCTGGACTATTCCACCATACAGGACTGACCTGCACTGGATAGTGTCGGTCTTTTGCCTAGTGCTGGtgggatattctttgaaTGAGATCGAATACGTGCTGGGTGGGTACTTGACAGACAGCTACCTCAGCTATGCAGCTAGTGGACTGGCTGCCCTTGCTATTGTCCGAGCCCTCTTATCTGCCATCTTGCCGCTCATCGCTCCGCCAATGTTCTCGAACCTCGGAAACAACATGGCTATTTCGGTGTTGGCGATTATCGCGACCATGTTCTGTGCAATCCCGCCCCTGTTCTCACGGTTTGGGAAGCAGATCCGGGCCAAGAGCAAGTTTGCCAAGTACAGCTTGCGCATGTATAATGAGCATAGTGTTGACGAGGACGGATATTAA
- a CDS encoding glutathione S-transferase N-terminal domain-containing protein (predicted protein) yields the protein MIAEGAANDAGAVLGAESMSSGNAVFPPPDDPEPRDRQPFGVLTPNPPLPEGHPGANGQRFFTIQRVNGNGANGKNDGVSGGHRHTLEESDRVKKNSVQRYLLKEAREKKKASSQSIIPASLFPFPRFLTSCCMVSFSMFLRSLFQTQRQRLLSYLEFPAICLPPAVYSRSLIQPAQKVRAMSTQNQPSQKTYHTKATGLAALTVSNHSSENELKLYGSCFCPFVQRVWIALEAKGIPYQYIEVDPYKKPQSLLEVNPRGLVPALRHGDWGSHESTVLLEYVSNPTTLKRVKPDETLTLSCSLKT from the exons ATGATTGCGGAAGGCGCCGCCAATGACGCCGGGGCGGTTCTGGGCGCGGAGTCAATGTCCAGCGGAAATGCGGTGTTTCCTCCACCTGACGATCCGGAGCCTCGAGATCGCCAGCCATTTGGTGTGCTGACGCCTAATCCGCCGTTGCCTGAAGGTCATCCTGGGGCCAATGGACAGCGGTTCTTTACCATCCAGCGAGTTAACGGCAACGGCGCCAATGGGAAGAATGACGGGGTCAGCGGTGGGCATCGGCATACATTAGAAGAGAGTGATCgggtgaagaagaatagTGTTCAGCGGTATTTGCTGAAGGAggcgagagagaaaaagaaggcaagtTCG CAATCAATCATTCCTGcgtctctctttccttttccccgcTTTCTCACAAGTTGTTGCATGGTTTCATTTTCAATGTTCCTCAGATCCCTTTTCCAAACACAAAGACAGCGGCTGTTATCCTACCTGGAATTTCCCGCCATTTGTTTACCACCAGCTGTCTATTCTCGGAGTCTAATTCAACCCGCCCAAAAGGTCAGGGCAATGTCTACCCAAAACCAACCTTCGCAGAAGACCTATCACACAAAAGCCACCGGCTTGGCTGCCCTGACGGTGTCTAACCATTCCAGCGAGAATGAATTGAAACTGTACGGCAGCTGTTTCTG TCCCTTCGTGCAGCGTGTATGGATAGCCTTGGAGGCCAAGGGCATTCCGTATCAGTATATCGAGGTAGACCCCTACAAAAAGCCTCAGTCCCTATTGGAGGTGAACCCAAGGGGCCTTGTCCCTGCCCTGCGGCACGGAGATTGGGGGTCACATGAAAGTACTGTTTTGCTAGAATATGTATCAAACCCCACAACTTTGAAGCGAGTCAAACCAGATGAGACACTGACACTTTCATGCAGCTTGAAGACTTGA
- a CDS encoding uncharacterized protein (predicted protein), producing MQINRNIVPNFYRVLQEQDEQKQISNAQELKDAFATLVNAADSQGPFFLGANISFVDVQVAPWIIRLSRVLKPYRAWPDPDAGSRWGAWVNAIEANEHVKATSDDELYIDSYERYAQNRPNTSLLASAINSGRSLP from the exons ATGCAGATCAACCGCAACATAGTGCCCAACTTCTACCGTGTCCTTCAGGAACAGGATGAGCAGAAGCAGATTTCAAATGCGCAAGAACTTAAGGATGCATTCGCTACGCTAGTGAATGCCGCCGACTCACAAGgcccattcttcctgggagCTAATATATCATTTGTGGATGTCCAGGTGGCTCCCTGGATCATCCGATTGAGCCGCGTCCTGAAGCCCTACCGCGCTTGGCCGGACCCCGACGCAGGGAGCCGATGGGGCGCCTGGGTTAACGCGATCGAAGCTAATGAGCACGTCAAAGCGACAAGTGACGATGAACTCTATATTGACAGTTATGAACGATATGCCC AAAACCGCCCCAACACTTCTCTGCTGGCGAGTGCGATCAACTCTGGGAGATCTCTTCCATGA
- a CDS encoding uncharacterized protein (predicted protein): MSAKPSAETPDAWEEDWERQADTLASDPTPPPPEKKVSSKVTKAQRRAQQAEFNRQLWAEAETPQTFHFLESRSNVPLKQEFKPTVTLLSRNPHSSRQSSSVNATAAGLGRLALNSDNDDDSDDDNKPPEPTPEERQAIALRNREEKQRKYEEVRERLFGSPSGTTSGASSPRSGTPPKHEGRGKGRSRGSGRDNNRDKRDSSAASGKSKQLYDPESPKPSYVQRKEKQPTSDQIGNDQQPLRQPIRSPRGPDSSGRGGFRFNRGARST, from the exons ATGAGCGCAAAGCCCTCCGCTGAAACACCCGATGCCTGGGAAGAAGACTGGGAAAGACAAGCCGAT ACCTTAGCGTCCGACCCCACCCCGCCTCCaccggaaaagaaagtatcCTCCAAAGTGACCAAAGCGCAGCGCAGGGCGCAGCAAGCGGAATTCAACCGGCAACTATGGGCGGAAGC CGAAACTCCGCAAACGTTTCATTTCCTGGAATCGCGCTCCAATGTCCCTCTCAAACAGGAGTTCAAACCGACTGTGACTCTTCTGAGTCGCAATCCACACTCTTCCCGGCAATCGTCATCCGTCAACGCCACAGCCGCTGGTCTTGGACGACTGGCTCTGAACAGTGACAATGACGACGATTCCGACGATGACAACAAACCACCAGAGCCTACTCCCGAGGAACGCCAAGCCATTGCGCTGCGGAATcgggaagagaagcaacgCAAGTACGAAGAAGTACGTGAAAGATTGTTCGGGAGCCCCTCTGGCACTACGTCAGGCGCATCGTCGCCACGCAGTGGGACCCCACCAAAGCACGAGGgtagaggaaaagggagaagcCGTGGTAGTGGAAGAGACAACAATCGGGATAAGAGAGATTCTTCGGCGGCATCCGGGAAATCTAAACAGCTCTACGATCCCGaatccccaaagccaagTTATGtacagaggaaagagaaacaacCGACCAGTGACCAAATTGGAAACGACCAACAACCTCTCCGGCAGCCCATCCGCAGCCCTCGGGGCCCGGACAGCAGTGGTAGAGGCGGTTTCCGATTCAACAGAGGCGCCAGATCGACATAA
- a CDS encoding uncharacterized protein (predicted protein), producing the protein MNNPGIHSSDIPHSLHLDALSGVAEDASTLAAAQAQHHQHDIQEHVPSAESTDAQSLHPLQTAVGVLDSYSIQQQEEQNDDRSFRESYNLLARDDSHSLRMQPQCNTFSEASIFSPKQGGYLRDMPSVLDPPDLDLWRERLFNVDETIVLSEEQQRSDKSTIDS; encoded by the exons ATGAATAATCCGGGAATTCATTCCTCAGATATTCCCCATTCGCTACATCTTGACGCGCTATCCGGTGTTGCTGAGGATGCATCCACATTGGCAGCAGCACAAGcacaacaccaccaacatgATATACAAGAACATGTCCCGAGTGCCGAGTCCACCGACGCACAGTCATTGCATCCCCTACAAACCGCCGTTGGAGTCTTAGACTCATATTCAATCCAGCAACAAGAGGAGCAAAATGATGACCGATCATTTCGAGAATCATACAATCTGCTT GCCCGCGACGATTCCCATTCTCTGCGCATGCAACCACAGTGCAATACCTTCTCCGAGGCCTCGATCTTCTCACCCAAACAGGGCGGGTACCTTCGAGACATGCCATCGGTCTTGGATCCCCCTGACCTGGACCtgtggagagaaaggttATTTAATGTGGATGAGACGATCGTGCTAAGTGAAGAGCA ACAACGATCTGATAAAAGCACGATAGATTCCTGA